One Phocaeicola dorei genomic region harbors:
- a CDS encoding DUF4978 domain-containing protein, whose protein sequence is MKSKERKNIWSQRMLFVMLIMVMAGPSVFAQKGKKKQLKNQHVISYVDTSLDGSQKYVLRVDGKPFYMTNVQVRMDLMRHSEKWPAKAREEMIAALASDGFNTVSIPVHWYEVEPEKDRFDWTILDEYLSLMNKYNMKMEMLWFGTNSGGHVQWLSRSKTEPVHLRTPDYVLYAPSYGAPNWSDRKVEGFSETASEFTIRETPYSMDLEDNRLRDRETYVLGAVMAHIAEWDKNNGTKHPLIGVQIGNEVTGMHKPYSNETVNSYLSHVASAVKNSDYVVWTRTNCVFWEIYPRVFENERLRNTPEGTNIDFVGIDTYSHHFPSSESFITSMRSNVPYDGKNYRMIMETNSERPYSAQMHLAALSGNNAFNYYDASGLYIREGNGVKVNAAHIEDVRLVNKILRSAPTDIALNANGYGLFVHNWKGTDSDLSVSNEGIGFTPSYPTSQGISIIRSKNEILLMSTKGGAFTIPAGIKITEATYGRFNDENQWDVEGKMDFNTSENRQPIVLEIGKGTTIRLVCDNTGKIDAKTYQAEFADACVAGKILSEDEGIGFAGNGYVKFPSVRGAYVQFNHVDGQSGGERTIRIRYSYGGDKEPKLIIRVNGEQSIVRLKPTGSYNNYQYATLKVNLKSGTNNEVRVESDSNVTRINRAAYYLSDCHIDEMQVY, encoded by the coding sequence ATGAAAAGTAAAGAAAGAAAAAACATTTGGAGCCAACGCATGCTATTCGTCATGTTGATTATGGTTATGGCAGGACCATCGGTTTTTGCTCAAAAAGGTAAAAAGAAACAGTTAAAAAACCAACATGTCATCTCTTATGTAGATACCAGTCTGGACGGTTCTCAGAAATATGTACTTCGTGTAGATGGAAAACCTTTCTACATGACAAATGTACAAGTAAGAATGGATTTAATGCGTCATTCCGAAAAATGGCCAGCAAAGGCACGTGAAGAAATGATTGCTGCTTTAGCTTCTGATGGATTCAACACAGTATCCATTCCGGTACACTGGTATGAAGTTGAGCCGGAGAAAGACCGATTCGATTGGACCATTCTGGACGAATACCTCTCTCTGATGAATAAATATAATATGAAAATGGAAATGCTTTGGTTTGGGACAAACAGTGGAGGCCATGTACAGTGGTTGAGTCGTTCGAAAACAGAACCGGTGCATCTACGCACTCCTGACTATGTACTCTATGCACCCTCCTATGGTGCTCCTAACTGGTCTGACCGAAAAGTAGAAGGTTTCAGTGAAACGGCAAGTGAATTTACTATTCGTGAAACACCTTATTCCATGGATTTGGAAGATAATCGACTGCGAGATAGGGAGACATATGTGCTGGGAGCGGTCATGGCGCATATTGCCGAATGGGATAAAAACAACGGTACCAAACATCCGTTAATTGGGGTACAGATCGGGAATGAAGTAACAGGAATGCACAAACCTTATAGTAATGAAACGGTTAATTCATACTTGAGTCATGTTGCCAGTGCAGTTAAAAACTCTGATTATGTGGTGTGGACACGTACCAACTGCGTATTCTGGGAAATATATCCTCGTGTATTCGAAAACGAAAGATTACGTAATACACCCGAAGGCACAAACATCGATTTTGTAGGGATTGACACATATAGTCATCATTTCCCGTCGTCCGAATCATTCATCACCAGCATGCGAAGCAATGTTCCCTATGATGGTAAAAACTACCGTATGATTATGGAAACAAACTCGGAACGTCCGTATTCCGCACAAATGCACCTAGCGGCACTTTCTGGTAACAATGCATTCAATTATTACGATGCTTCGGGGCTATATATTCGAGAAGGTAATGGTGTGAAAGTAAATGCTGCCCATATAGAAGATGTGCGTTTAGTAAATAAAATATTAAGAAGTGCTCCAACCGACATTGCTCTCAATGCTAACGGGTACGGACTGTTTGTTCACAACTGGAAGGGTACCGATTCAGATTTATCAGTAAGCAATGAAGGGATAGGATTTACACCTTCATATCCAACTTCACAAGGTATTAGTATCATCCGTAGTAAAAATGAAATTCTGTTGATGAGTACCAAAGGTGGTGCATTCACCATTCCGGCCGGAATTAAAATTACTGAGGCTACCTATGGTCGGTTCAACGATGAAAACCAATGGGACGTCGAGGGGAAGATGGATTTCAACACATCCGAAAATAGGCAACCAATTGTTTTAGAAATTGGAAAAGGAACGACCATTCGTCTTGTGTGTGATAATACCGGAAAAATTGATGCTAAAACTTATCAAGCCGAATTTGCTGATGCATGTGTTGCCGGGAAAATATTATCTGAAGATGAAGGAATAGGTTTTGCAGGTAACGGTTACGTCAAGTTTCCTTCAGTAAGAGGAGCATATGTCCAATTCAATCATGTTGATGGTCAATCCGGCGGAGAGAGAACCATTCGTATCCGGTATTCGTATGGTGGTGATAAAGAGCCGAAGCTTATTATTAGAGTAAATGGAGAGCAATCCATAGTGCGATTGAAACCCACAGGTTCGTATAATAATTACCAATATGCCACATTGAAAGTAAACCTGAAAAGTGGAACAAACAATGAGGTCAGAGTGGAATCGGATAGTAACGTGACGCGCATTAATCGTGCAGCTTATTACTTGAGCGATTGTCACATTGATGAGATGCAGGTCTATTGA
- a CDS encoding glycoside hydrolase family 28 protein has protein sequence MKKKLLVYHLYLVILSCILFSSCNTQGVTFKSVQVQAPFPMEPIKECIFPERDFSIVDYGAVEGGKQKNTEAIAKAIDACNKAGGGRVVIPAGEWLTGSIHFKSNVNLHLAENAIVRFTDDPADYLPAVMTSWEGMECYNYSPLLYAFECENIAITGKGLLKPHMGLWKVWFKRPPAHMEALKELYTMASTDVPVEQRQMAKGENNLRPHLIQFNRCKNVLLDGFHIEESPFWTIHMYLVDGGIARNLNVKAMGHNNDGIDLEMTRNFLIEDCVFEQGDDAVVIKSGRNQDAWRLNTPTENIVVRNCLVLAGQTLLGVGSEISGGVRNIYMHDCEAPNNVHRLFFIKTNHRRGAFVENVYMEKIKTGATLRVMEIDMNVLYQWRTLVPTYEERITRIENIHMIDIDCKSAKMIYDLKGDHKLPVKDIELRNIHVGVLVDSLKHVENVENIVAENITFDEQNADALKELDRFLKNK, from the coding sequence ATGAAAAAAAAGTTATTGGTATATCACTTATACCTTGTAATCCTTTCTTGTATCTTATTTTCTTCTTGTAATACGCAAGGGGTTACCTTTAAGTCGGTGCAAGTGCAAGCTCCTTTTCCAATGGAGCCTATTAAGGAATGCATATTTCCTGAAAGAGACTTTTCGATTGTAGACTATGGTGCTGTCGAAGGAGGAAAACAAAAAAACACCGAAGCTATTGCTAAAGCAATTGATGCATGCAATAAAGCTGGAGGCGGGCGTGTTGTAATTCCGGCAGGGGAATGGCTTACGGGATCTATCCATTTCAAAAGTAATGTAAACCTTCATTTAGCGGAAAATGCAATTGTTCGTTTCACTGATGATCCGGCAGACTACTTACCCGCAGTGATGACGTCATGGGAAGGTATGGAATGTTATAACTATTCACCTCTCCTTTATGCATTTGAGTGTGAAAACATTGCTATAACCGGAAAAGGGTTATTAAAACCACACATGGGATTGTGGAAAGTATGGTTCAAACGCCCTCCGGCACATATGGAAGCATTGAAAGAACTCTATACAATGGCATCGACGGATGTGCCTGTTGAGCAACGTCAGATGGCTAAAGGTGAAAATAATCTTCGTCCACATCTCATTCAATTCAATCGTTGCAAAAATGTTTTACTTGACGGTTTCCATATCGAAGAAAGTCCATTTTGGACAATCCACATGTATCTGGTAGACGGTGGTATCGCTCGTAATCTGAATGTTAAAGCGATGGGGCACAATAATGATGGTATTGATTTGGAGATGACACGCAATTTCCTTATTGAAGACTGTGTATTTGAACAGGGGGACGATGCTGTTGTTATTAAATCGGGACGTAATCAAGATGCATGGAGATTGAACACACCAACGGAAAATATTGTAGTACGTAATTGTTTGGTTTTAGCCGGACAAACTTTATTGGGAGTCGGTAGTGAAATTTCGGGCGGCGTTCGTAATATTTACATGCACGATTGTGAGGCTCCTAACAATGTACACCGATTATTCTTCATTAAAACGAACCATCGTCGTGGTGCATTTGTCGAAAATGTATATATGGAGAAAATAAAAACCGGAGCTACATTACGTGTCATGGAAATAGACATGAACGTATTATACCAATGGAGGACATTGGTTCCTACCTATGAAGAACGTATCACACGTATTGAAAATATTCATATGATTGATATCGATTGTAAGTCGGCTAAGATGATTTACGATTTAAAAGGTGATCATAAATTACCGGTAAAAGATATAGAATTAAGGAACATCCATGTCGGTGTATTGGTAGATAGTCTGAAGCATGTAGAGAATGTGGAAAATATCGTAGCAGAAAATATTACTTTCGATGAACAGAATGCCGATGCGCTTAAAGAACTTGACAGATTTTTGAAGAATAAATAA
- a CDS encoding RagB/SusD family nutrient uptake outer membrane protein: MKKYIQIIIIVLVTTIFASCEDFLDREPLANLSPETYFTDVTHLQAYADKYYVDIFPSVSGNSYGIYGKDDGTDNQISATPPNRFTEGEWRVPQKEDDDKISINWSFKTIYRLNFFFANVLPKYGDDINGTKNTITGNLPDIKHYIGEMYFLRALEYFNRYQKFGDFPIIEEPLEDDMAILTEASRRFPRNEVARFILSDLDKAAEYMKDKEMATTRINRDVALLLKSRVALFEGTWLKYFKGTAFVPKGEGWPGKSKDYNANYQFPSGSIDNEIDWFLEQAMNASKEVAELYKGNLTQNTGILPQTKDELKALNPYFAMFSSDDLSGVKEVLLWRQYVQGLGSGHDLGLSTNQGNHGIGVTRGYVQNFLMSDGTPVYTHGTYAHGDGYYRGDGEIANVRINRDSRLSLFLKEPGQLYCIETSVSIPTNAWKDEPYPKITEGAGQYQYTTGYALRKGGKWDSKYLVQNKDYSSFPIYRAAEALLNYMEASYEKNSTLDATAREYWQLLRRRALVSDDIDKTIAATDMSKEAENDWGAYSANNILADATLYNIRRERRSEYISEGLRYMDLCRWRAMDQLITKPYIPEGIHLWNTPMENWYNNLIGDGSSKANVSSKEDSEYLRPLRKTTSQAGYNGFTWKMAHYLHPIRIDQLLVTSPDGQSPESSSIYQNPYWPTEANQPAEK, translated from the coding sequence ATGAAAAAGTATATTCAGATTATAATCATTGTGCTGGTAACTACTATTTTCGCATCGTGCGAAGACTTTCTTGACCGAGAACCGTTAGCCAACCTATCGCCAGAAACATATTTCACAGATGTAACCCACCTTCAAGCATATGCAGATAAATATTATGTAGATATATTCCCTAGCGTATCTGGAAACTCTTACGGGATTTATGGCAAAGACGATGGAACAGATAATCAGATTTCGGCCACTCCTCCAAACCGATTCACTGAAGGAGAATGGAGAGTGCCGCAAAAAGAAGATGATGATAAAATTTCCATAAATTGGTCTTTCAAAACTATCTATAGGCTGAACTTCTTTTTTGCCAATGTATTACCTAAATATGGTGATGATATAAACGGTACGAAAAACACAATTACCGGAAATTTACCAGATATTAAGCATTATATTGGTGAAATGTATTTCCTGAGAGCACTGGAATATTTTAACCGCTATCAGAAATTTGGCGATTTCCCAATCATCGAAGAACCACTTGAAGACGATATGGCCATACTGACAGAAGCGAGCAGACGTTTCCCACGTAACGAAGTAGCCCGCTTTATTCTTTCTGATCTAGACAAAGCGGCCGAATACATGAAAGATAAGGAAATGGCAACAACCCGTATAAATCGAGATGTAGCATTGCTGTTAAAATCGCGTGTTGCTTTATTTGAAGGAACGTGGTTGAAGTATTTCAAGGGAACGGCCTTTGTGCCTAAAGGTGAAGGATGGCCAGGGAAATCTAAGGATTATAATGCTAATTATCAATTCCCAAGCGGAAGTATTGATAACGAAATCGATTGGTTTCTGGAGCAAGCGATGAATGCATCTAAAGAAGTCGCGGAATTATATAAAGGTAACCTGACTCAAAATACGGGAATATTGCCACAAACAAAGGATGAATTGAAAGCATTAAACCCTTATTTCGCCATGTTCTCAAGCGACGATCTTTCAGGAGTAAAAGAGGTATTGTTGTGGAGACAATATGTGCAAGGATTAGGTAGCGGACATGATCTAGGACTATCAACCAATCAGGGAAATCACGGTATAGGTGTAACTCGTGGTTATGTACAAAACTTTCTGATGTCCGACGGAACTCCTGTTTATACACATGGAACATATGCTCATGGAGACGGCTATTATAGAGGGGATGGAGAGATAGCCAATGTACGTATTAACAGAGACTCCCGTTTATCCTTATTCTTGAAAGAACCCGGACAACTTTATTGCATCGAAACAAGTGTAAGCATCCCGACCAACGCATGGAAAGATGAGCCTTACCCTAAAATCACTGAAGGAGCGGGACAATATCAGTATACCACTGGTTATGCATTACGCAAAGGTGGGAAATGGGATAGCAAATACCTTGTACAGAATAAAGATTACTCTTCGTTCCCTATCTATCGGGCAGCAGAAGCCTTGCTTAATTATATGGAGGCCAGTTATGAAAAGAATAGTACTCTGGACGCTACTGCACGTGAATACTGGCAACTCCTGCGGCGCCGCGCACTGGTAAGTGACGATATTGACAAAACTATCGCAGCTACCGATATGAGTAAAGAGGCGGAAAACGACTGGGGAGCTTATTCGGCAAATAATATACTGGCAGACGCGACATTATATAATATCCGTCGGGAACGCCGCAGTGAATACATCTCAGAAGGTCTACGCTACATGGATCTATGTCGTTGGAGAGCTATGGATCAGTTAATCACCAAGCCCTACATTCCTGAAGGAATACATTTGTGGAATACACCTATGGAAAATTGGTATAATAATTTGATTGGCGATGGTTCATCAAAAGCAAATGTGTCATCCAAAGAAGATAGTGAATACCTACGTCCATTAAGAAAAACTACATCACAAGCAGGGTACAACGGTTTTACCTGGAAAATGGCTCACTACCTACATCCTATACGGATAGATCAGTTATTAGTTACTTCACCGGACGGACAATCGCCGGAAAGTTCATCCATTTATCAAAATCCCTACTGGCCAACAGAGGCAAATCAACCAGCAGAAAAATAA
- a CDS encoding SusC/RagA family TonB-linked outer membrane protein — MRNMNYTLKNNHASPRNVKTGGGGLWKKISFLMLCLLVTVQITAQHRPVSGAVIDGNGEPIIGANVIEVGTSNGVITDINGNYSLSVSSSNAKLQVSYIGYITQESTVKGSILNFTLKEDTQTLDEVVVVGFGTQKKVNLTGAVGIATAKEIESRPVTSATQALQGLVPGLKIATNSGQLEKDMSISVRGTGTIDDGSKGSPLILIDGMEGDINTINPQDIENISVLKDAAASSIYGSRAPFGVILVTTKKGSKGKMSVNYNNSFRISSPMNLPKGMDSYTFANMMNEAARNQGVNPDYTDEVMQKMLDYQSGKLQYGLDAVADGSKWEDRWTKGYANTDIWDAMYKDQVFSQEHNISLQGGTSKVTYYASFNILDQGGLLNFGKESMTRYNVNAKISTQITNWLKFNYSQRFTRRDEIRPTSFYGDDNDTNSFWGNLGRTNWPNMPIYDRNGHINHDQIRQLVEGGERTVQRDRNYYQGSFIIEPIKNWVTNIELNYSINEISTKASTTEYYNYNPEGEKIVTNNIHSRLKENDQKENYWGLNIYSTYNHTFAEKHNFKIMGGFQAEEWNYHYFDVTKYGLITEDLLEFDLTSGLDATGKEIATEVTGNSKDWATAGFFGRLNYDYQGRYLTEVNLRYDGSSRFRRGSRWQWSPSFSLGWNIAQEKFFEPLNSVVDQLKLRFSYGELGNQNTTNYYPTYRKMKLEAGKGDWIQGGVRPNTAEVEELISSTLTWESVRSYDIGLDFALFNNRLSGSFDYFKRYTKGMVGPAPQLPVTLGLNPPKTNNCDLQTRGWEVSLTWRDRLNNGLGYGITATLSDQTTYIDSYPGNKTGSIDQYMKGKKIGLIWGYETIGIAKSQEEMDTHLASLPKGGQNDLGTQWAAGDIMYKDRNGDGKISEGSRTWEDHGDLKILGDKNPHYFYGIDLTADWKGIDLRCFLQGVMQQDFWPGGSSYFWGVLGGKSKWHTIGLEEHNDYFRANPVGLVGYEIPANLDSYYPRPIFSSSSDGTSYGAKNQKTQSRYMQNAGYLRLKNLQIGYTLPSTWMQKVGMSKCRIYVSGENLLTFTSLSSIFDPETCTGGWYGNAYPLSRTWSFGLSITL; from the coding sequence ATGAGAAACATGAATTACACATTGAAAAACAATCACGCTTCACCCAGAAATGTGAAAACAGGTGGAGGTGGGTTATGGAAGAAGATATCCTTCCTGATGCTCTGTTTGTTGGTAACTGTTCAAATAACGGCCCAGCATAGGCCTGTTTCAGGAGCAGTTATTGACGGAAATGGCGAACCGATTATTGGCGCCAATGTAATTGAAGTTGGTACCTCCAATGGAGTTATTACCGATATAAATGGTAACTATTCCTTGTCGGTTTCCTCATCCAATGCGAAACTACAGGTATCCTACATCGGGTACATCACCCAGGAATCGACGGTAAAAGGAAGTATCCTTAATTTCACGTTGAAAGAAGACACACAAACACTGGACGAGGTGGTTGTTGTGGGGTTTGGTACTCAAAAGAAAGTAAATCTTACTGGAGCAGTGGGTATAGCCACAGCTAAAGAAATTGAATCACGTCCGGTAACATCGGCTACCCAGGCATTGCAAGGATTAGTACCAGGTCTGAAAATTGCAACAAACTCTGGGCAGCTGGAAAAAGATATGAGTATATCTGTGCGTGGAACAGGTACTATCGATGACGGTTCAAAAGGTTCACCCCTTATACTAATAGATGGTATGGAAGGTGACATCAATACTATTAATCCACAGGATATCGAAAATATCTCCGTTTTGAAAGATGCCGCCGCCTCGTCCATTTACGGTTCGCGTGCACCTTTCGGAGTTATACTAGTAACTACAAAGAAAGGATCGAAAGGGAAAATGTCGGTTAACTACAACAATAGCTTTCGTATCAGTAGTCCTATGAACCTGCCTAAAGGAATGGATTCGTACACCTTTGCCAACATGATGAACGAAGCTGCACGTAATCAGGGAGTTAATCCTGATTATACAGATGAAGTAATGCAAAAAATGTTGGATTACCAATCGGGAAAGCTACAATATGGATTGGATGCTGTTGCTGATGGCTCGAAATGGGAAGACCGTTGGACCAAAGGTTACGCCAATACCGACATCTGGGATGCAATGTATAAAGATCAGGTTTTCTCACAAGAGCACAATATAAGCTTACAAGGTGGTACCAGTAAAGTCACCTATTATGCATCTTTCAACATTCTGGACCAAGGTGGCTTACTAAATTTCGGAAAAGAATCAATGACCCGCTACAATGTCAATGCAAAGATAAGCACTCAGATTACCAATTGGCTTAAATTCAACTATAGTCAGCGCTTCACCCGTCGGGATGAAATCAGACCTACGTCTTTTTATGGGGATGACAATGATACAAATAGTTTTTGGGGAAATCTGGGACGTACGAACTGGCCTAATATGCCCATATATGATAGAAACGGGCATATTAATCACGATCAGATCCGTCAGTTAGTAGAAGGCGGTGAACGAACTGTGCAACGTGATCGTAACTACTACCAAGGCTCGTTTATTATAGAACCGATAAAAAATTGGGTTACAAATATAGAGTTAAATTATAGTATTAATGAGATTAGCACCAAAGCGTCTACTACCGAATATTATAATTACAATCCGGAAGGAGAAAAAATCGTAACTAATAATATCCACTCCCGGTTGAAAGAAAACGACCAAAAGGAAAACTACTGGGGATTGAATATCTACAGTACTTACAATCACACTTTTGCTGAAAAGCATAACTTCAAAATCATGGGAGGTTTTCAGGCAGAAGAATGGAATTATCACTATTTTGACGTAACCAAATACGGCTTAATCACTGAAGATCTATTAGAATTCGACTTAACATCTGGACTAGATGCAACGGGTAAAGAAATTGCCACCGAAGTAACTGGAAACAGCAAGGATTGGGCTACAGCCGGATTTTTTGGACGTTTGAATTACGATTATCAAGGTCGCTACCTGACCGAAGTCAACCTACGCTATGATGGTTCATCACGCTTCCGCCGTGGAAGTCGTTGGCAATGGTCCCCCTCCTTCTCATTAGGATGGAATATAGCACAGGAAAAATTCTTTGAACCCCTTAACAGTGTTGTGGATCAGCTGAAGCTTCGTTTCTCATACGGAGAGTTAGGGAATCAGAATACAACAAATTATTATCCAACGTATCGGAAGATGAAACTTGAAGCCGGAAAAGGTGACTGGATTCAGGGAGGAGTAAGGCCAAACACGGCTGAAGTGGAAGAATTGATTAGTTCTACGCTTACTTGGGAATCCGTGCGCTCGTATGATATTGGTTTGGATTTTGCTCTATTCAACAACCGTTTATCGGGTTCGTTCGACTATTTCAAACGCTATACCAAAGGTATGGTAGGCCCTGCACCACAGCTACCGGTAACCTTGGGGCTTAATCCTCCAAAGACTAATAACTGTGATTTACAGACACGTGGTTGGGAAGTATCACTCACCTGGCGAGATCGTTTGAACAACGGGTTAGGATATGGAATTACAGCTACACTTTCAGATCAAACAACTTACATTGATAGCTATCCGGGAAACAAAACCGGTTCTATTGATCAGTATATGAAAGGTAAGAAAATTGGGCTGATTTGGGGATATGAAACTATAGGTATTGCCAAATCGCAGGAAGAAATGGACACGCATCTAGCATCACTGCCAAAAGGTGGACAAAACGATCTTGGTACACAATGGGCAGCCGGAGATATTATGTATAAAGACCGCAATGGAGACGGAAAAATCAGCGAAGGCTCACGTACTTGGGAAGATCATGGTGATTTAAAAATCCTAGGCGACAAAAACCCGCATTATTTTTATGGTATCGACCTAACTGCCGATTGGAAAGGGATCGACCTTCGGTGCTTCTTGCAAGGAGTAATGCAACAGGACTTCTGGCCAGGGGGCTCATCATATTTTTGGGGTGTTCTTGGAGGAAAGAGTAAATGGCATACTATCGGACTGGAAGAACATAACGATTATTTTCGTGCTAACCCTGTGGGTCTGGTTGGGTATGAGATTCCTGCTAATCTGGATTCATATTATCCTCGTCCTATTTTTTCATCAAGTTCGGATGGAACATCCTATGGGGCAAAAAACCAGAAAACACAATCACGCTACATGCAGAATGCTGGTTATTTACGTCTAAAGAACTTACAAATAGGCTATACATTACCCTCAACCTGGATGCAGAAAGTCGGCATGTCTAAATGCCGTATTTATGTTTCAGGCGAAAACCTACTGACATTCACTTCATTATCAAGCATTTTCGATCCAGAAACTTGTACCGGAGGGTGGTATGGCAATGCCTATCCGCTATCAAGAACATGGTCATTCGGCTTAAGTATAACACTTTAA